A single genomic interval of Spinacia oleracea cultivar Varoflay chromosome 6, BTI_SOV_V1, whole genome shotgun sequence harbors:
- the LOC130463521 gene encoding uncharacterized protein, which yields MPTEKQDPSQNPNFAYYLSNSDLNAMKLVSIEIEGEGKCFSDWRRSMMITLSARNKLCFVDGSLNQPAVNYANYMIWIRCNNLVISWMLASLEPSIARSVLYLKTPRATWLELEERYCREFGPQLFSVQQKLSELTQGDDEAVASFFTKIKLLWDQLDDWSHHLFVFKLEEQQKEDLEVNTKNNLFCDHCKMRNAGNSMVIRKISRAKEKE from the exons ATGCCTACAGAAAAACAAGATCCATCACAAAATCCTAATTTTGCTTACTATCTAAGTAACAGTGATTTGAATGCCATGAAATTAGTGAGCATTGAAATTGAAGGTGAAGGAAAATGTTTCAGTGATTGGAGACGTTCAATGATGATAACATTATCAGCCAGAAACAAGCTATGCTTTGTTGATGGCAGTTTGAATCAACCAGCAGTGAATTATGCAAACTACATGATATGGATTAGATGCAATAATCTAGTCATTTCATGGATGCTGGCCTCTCTTGAACCTTCGATTGCAAGAAGTGTTCTATATCTCAAAACACCAAGAGCAACATGGCTCGAATTGGAAGAAAGGTATTGCAGAGAATTTGGACCTCAACTATTTTCTGTTCAACAAAAATTAAGTGAGTTGACTCAAGGTGATGATGAAGCAGTTGCTAGCTTCTTTACTAAAATCAAACTTCTATGGGACCAACTTGATGATTGGAGCCATCACCTTTTTGTGTTTAAACTG GAGGAACAACAAAAAGAG GATCTGGAAGTCAACACCAAGAACAATTTATTTTGTGATCACTGCAAAATGAGAAATGCTGGAAACTCCATGGTTATCCGAAAGATTTCAAGGGCAAAGGAAAAAGAATAA